A stretch of the Actinomyces faecalis genome encodes the following:
- the cimA gene encoding citramalate synthase translates to MNLAGRVATYDTTLRDGAQQQSVSFTVEDKLAVARILDRLGVAYIEAGWPGAIPKDTELFARAAAELELSTARLVAFGSTCRPGTDAEEDPQLRGLLDSGAPVVTIVAKSDPAHVDRALRTTREENLRMVADSVRLLVEAGREVMVDLEHYVDGVARDPGYGVEVALVAARAGAGAVIPCDTNGGSLPGTVATEVARLRAALDAAGQAGCVVGIHTHDDSGLAVATAMAAVDAGARQVQGCVNGFGERTGNANLLTLIANLELKTGYQALPGDSAERGRRLEDLSTVSRKVGEIANRAPSGRLPYVGSKAFAHKAGLHASAIKVDPNLYQHVDPARVGNTMTMLVSEMAGRASIELKARELGIETGGDSAMLAKVTEVVKDREAAGYAYDAADGSFELLLRQALGQLPEYFRVESWRASISARPAAGEEVLPADGATVTDSEATVRMWIGGQRLAVLGEGNGPVNALDHALCDALATVYPEIRAFELTDFKVRILDSERGTHAIVRVLIDLTDGERSWSTVGVGTDIIEASWEALTDGHVVGLLRAGIEPR, encoded by the coding sequence ATGAACCTGGCCGGCCGCGTTGCCACCTATGACACGACCCTGCGCGACGGCGCCCAGCAGCAGTCCGTCTCCTTCACGGTGGAGGACAAGCTCGCTGTCGCCCGGATCCTCGACCGCCTCGGAGTGGCCTACATCGAGGCCGGCTGGCCCGGAGCCATTCCCAAGGACACCGAGCTCTTCGCGCGTGCGGCCGCCGAGCTGGAGCTGAGCACGGCCAGGCTCGTCGCCTTCGGCTCGACCTGCCGCCCTGGTACAGACGCTGAGGAGGACCCGCAGCTGCGAGGACTGCTCGACTCCGGCGCCCCGGTGGTCACCATCGTGGCCAAGTCCGACCCGGCGCACGTCGACCGTGCCCTGCGCACCACGCGTGAGGAGAACCTGCGCATGGTGGCGGACTCGGTGCGGCTGCTGGTGGAGGCCGGCCGCGAGGTGATGGTGGACCTGGAGCACTACGTCGACGGCGTCGCACGAGACCCCGGCTACGGGGTCGAGGTCGCGCTGGTAGCGGCTCGAGCCGGAGCCGGCGCCGTGATTCCCTGCGACACCAACGGAGGAAGCCTTCCCGGCACGGTGGCGACCGAGGTCGCCCGGCTGCGGGCGGCCCTGGACGCCGCCGGCCAGGCGGGCTGCGTCGTCGGCATCCACACTCACGACGACTCCGGGCTGGCCGTGGCCACGGCCATGGCCGCCGTGGACGCCGGCGCCCGGCAGGTCCAGGGCTGCGTCAACGGCTTCGGCGAACGCACCGGGAACGCCAACCTGCTCACCCTCATCGCCAACCTGGAGCTCAAGACCGGCTACCAGGCGCTGCCGGGAGACAGCGCGGAGCGGGGCCGCAGGCTGGAGGATCTGTCCACCGTCTCACGCAAGGTAGGCGAGATCGCCAACCGCGCACCCTCCGGGCGGCTCCCTTACGTCGGGAGCAAGGCCTTCGCGCACAAGGCCGGGCTGCACGCCAGCGCGATCAAGGTCGACCCGAACCTCTACCAGCACGTCGACCCTGCGCGGGTGGGTAACACCATGACCATGCTGGTCTCAGAGATGGCAGGACGCGCCTCGATCGAGCTCAAGGCGCGTGAGCTCGGCATCGAGACCGGCGGTGACTCGGCGATGCTGGCCAAGGTCACCGAGGTGGTCAAGGACCGGGAGGCGGCGGGATACGCCTACGACGCCGCAGACGGCTCCTTCGAGCTCCTGCTGCGCCAGGCGCTCGGTCAGCTTCCGGAGTACTTCCGTGTGGAGTCCTGGAGAGCCAGCATCTCGGCCCGTCCTGCTGCGGGTGAGGAGGTCCTCCCGGCCGACGGGGCGACCGTGACTGACTCCGAGGCGACAGTGCGGATGTGGATCGGCGGCCAGCGCCTGGCGGTGCTAGGGGAGGGCAACGGTCCGGTCAACGCGCTCGACCACGCACTGTGCGACGCGCTGGCGACGGTCTATCCCGAGATCCGGGCCTTCGAGCTCACCGACTTCAAGGTCCGGATCCTCGACTCCGAGCGTGGGACCCACGCGATCGTGCGTGTGCTCATCGACCTCACTGACGGAGAGCGCAGCTGGTCGACGGTCGGTGTGGGCACGGACATTATCGAGGCGAGCTGGGAGGCGCTGACCGACGGTCACGTCGTCGGGCTCCTGCGAGCCGGGATCGAGCCGCGCTAG
- a CDS encoding acetolactate synthase large subunit, translating to MDRIDDSMAQDRQLMTGAQALVRALEDIGVTDIFGMPGGAILPFYDPLLASEKIRHVLVRHEQGAGHAAQGYAMVTGRVGVCVATSGPGATNLITAIGDAHMDSVPMVAITGQVGARAIGTDAFQEADIVGATMPFVKHSFLVTSPDEVPARVFEAFHLASTGRPGPVLIDVTKNAQEELTQYVRPERLDLPGYTLPGRPNQRRVAQAAEAIASAERPVLYLGGGLSRAAVGTEELTELVQTVGAPFVTTLTALDVMPTSHPLNLGMPGMHGTVAAVGALQRADLVICLGARFDDRVTGKPDTFARHASVVHVDIDPAEISKIREADVPIVGDLKDVVPALTQACREQFAVEPRTEIDQWLTEVAHTKATYPTSWTDTDDGLLQPQEVITHLARLAPEDTVWVTGVGQHQMWSAHYLEFNRSRSWLTSAGAGTMGYGVPAAMGAKVGAPQRPVWLIDGDGCFQMTNQELATCTLNEIPIKVAIINNSSLGMVRQWQTLFYGQRYSNTDLHTGAGTERVPDFVTLAQAYGAVGLRCERLEDVDDVIAQANAINDRPVVIDFICSADSQVWPMVAAGVSNDDIQYAKGMSPRWEEE from the coding sequence ATGGACCGCATCGACGATTCCATGGCCCAGGACCGGCAGCTGATGACAGGAGCCCAGGCGCTCGTGCGCGCCTTGGAGGACATCGGCGTGACGGACATCTTCGGCATGCCTGGCGGCGCGATCCTCCCGTTCTACGACCCGCTGCTGGCTAGCGAGAAGATCCGGCACGTCCTGGTCCGTCACGAGCAGGGAGCCGGTCACGCCGCCCAGGGCTACGCCATGGTGACCGGCCGGGTCGGCGTGTGCGTGGCGACCTCTGGCCCTGGGGCGACGAACCTCATCACCGCCATTGGCGACGCCCACATGGACTCAGTGCCCATGGTGGCCATCACGGGTCAGGTCGGTGCGCGTGCGATCGGTACGGACGCCTTTCAGGAGGCGGACATCGTGGGGGCGACGATGCCCTTCGTCAAGCACTCCTTCCTCGTCACCTCGCCCGACGAGGTGCCTGCACGAGTCTTTGAGGCCTTCCACCTGGCCTCGACAGGGCGTCCGGGGCCGGTTCTCATTGACGTCACGAAGAACGCCCAGGAGGAGCTGACCCAGTACGTCCGTCCTGAACGGCTCGACCTTCCGGGCTACACGCTGCCAGGCAGGCCCAACCAGCGTCGCGTCGCTCAGGCTGCTGAGGCGATCGCCTCGGCTGAGCGCCCTGTGCTCTACCTCGGTGGCGGTCTGAGTCGCGCCGCGGTCGGGACGGAAGAGCTGACCGAGCTCGTCCAGACGGTCGGAGCGCCCTTCGTCACGACCCTGACCGCGTTGGACGTCATGCCGACCAGTCACCCGCTCAACCTGGGCATGCCGGGGATGCACGGGACGGTCGCAGCGGTCGGGGCCCTGCAGAGGGCGGATCTCGTGATCTGCCTGGGAGCTCGCTTTGACGACCGTGTCACGGGAAAGCCGGACACCTTCGCCAGGCACGCCTCGGTTGTCCACGTCGATATCGACCCCGCTGAGATCTCGAAGATCCGTGAGGCAGACGTACCGATCGTGGGAGACCTCAAGGACGTCGTCCCGGCTCTCACGCAGGCCTGCCGCGAGCAATTCGCCGTGGAACCGCGTACGGAGATCGACCAGTGGCTCACCGAGGTGGCGCACACCAAGGCTACGTACCCCACCAGCTGGACGGACACCGACGACGGCCTGCTCCAGCCGCAGGAGGTCATCACGCACCTGGCCCGGCTGGCGCCTGAGGACACGGTGTGGGTGACCGGGGTCGGCCAGCACCAGATGTGGTCCGCGCACTACCTGGAGTTCAACCGCTCCCGCTCGTGGCTGACCTCAGCCGGAGCCGGCACGATGGGCTACGGGGTCCCGGCGGCCATGGGGGCCAAGGTGGGTGCACCGCAGCGCCCTGTGTGGCTGATCGACGGCGACGGTTGCTTCCAGATGACGAACCAGGAGCTGGCGACCTGCACGCTCAACGAGATCCCTATCAAGGTCGCGATCATCAACAACTCCTCGCTCGGCATGGTCCGCCAGTGGCAGACCCTGTTCTACGGGCAGCGCTACTCCAACACCGACCTGCATACCGGTGCCGGTACCGAGCGGGTGCCTGACTTCGTCACGCTCGCACAGGCCTACGGAGCCGTGGGCCTGCGCTGTGAGCGCCTGGAGGACGTCGATGACGTCATCGCCCAGGCCAACGCGATCAACGACCGGCCCGTCGTCATCGACTTCATCTGTTCCGCAGACTCCCAGGTATGGCCCATGGTCGCCGCCGGGGTGTCCAACGACGACATCCAGTACGCCAAGGGCATGAGCCCGAGGTGGGAAGAGGAGTGA
- a CDS encoding collagen-like protein, whose amino-acid sequence MSETVPAPPVPWARLAGRVVLPDGTAPAGGTLSLDPDPCSPRAVLEGGRVVVAYRARATLDQAGRLTSTGEGGVGRAWVDVVGCQAPGVEPGGEWTYLLRLVAPGVDWRSHVVLRAGQVYDLADLVPQAAYEGDAVTVAEGAARAAQAAAQAAAGDLSAVREAVEAGRLTGPRGETGPQGPTGSRGQTGPAGPRGQAGPTGPQGETGPQGVPGPRGETGPQGVPGPRGETGPQGPTGPQGVPGPRGETGPQGERGPTGSPSHMQVVGPGRPDVGAVPPDLAEQVRTAPVGSTYVSTDGAGVGAWVWRRRPTGWVVVDGDTGWRDVTAWARTVNPGLLLDGYQVRLCGGRVDLRWRKANWALVNESEGGFKGRLPVPGELAPLIMAKHPASHTWTDYTVGSSSGTNLHAYVTGGGASWMLTTAASAHLSLPLPAGTWPLSLPGTPT is encoded by the coding sequence ATGAGCGAGACCGTACCTGCCCCTCCGGTGCCGTGGGCGCGCCTGGCCGGGCGGGTGGTGCTGCCCGACGGTACCGCCCCTGCTGGCGGCACCCTGTCCCTGGACCCTGACCCCTGCTCACCCAGGGCCGTGCTGGAGGGTGGTCGGGTGGTGGTGGCCTACCGGGCGCGCGCCACCCTCGACCAGGCCGGCCGCCTGACCAGCACCGGTGAGGGCGGGGTGGGGCGGGCCTGGGTGGACGTGGTCGGCTGCCAGGCCCCCGGCGTGGAGCCGGGGGGTGAGTGGACCTACCTGCTGCGCCTGGTCGCCCCCGGGGTGGACTGGCGCTCCCACGTGGTGCTGCGTGCCGGGCAGGTCTACGACCTGGCCGACCTGGTACCGCAGGCCGCGTATGAGGGTGACGCGGTGACGGTGGCTGAGGGCGCGGCACGCGCCGCCCAGGCCGCCGCCCAGGCCGCCGCCGGGGACCTGTCGGCGGTGCGTGAGGCCGTGGAGGCCGGGCGCCTGACCGGCCCCAGGGGCGAGACCGGACCCCAGGGCCCCACAGGCTCGCGCGGCCAGACCGGTCCAGCAGGCCCCAGGGGCCAGGCGGGACCCACCGGCCCCCAGGGTGAGACAGGCCCCCAGGGCGTGCCTGGGCCTAGGGGCGAGACCGGACCCCAGGGCGTGCCTGGGCCTAGGGGTGAGACAGGCCCCCAGGGCCCCACCGGACCCCAGGGCGTGCCTGGGCCCCGGGGTGAGACAGGCCCCCAGGGTGAGCGCGGCCCTACCGGGTCACCCTCGCACATGCAGGTCGTGGGGCCGGGCCGCCCCGACGTGGGGGCCGTGCCCCCTGACCTGGCCGAGCAGGTGCGCACCGCCCCGGTGGGTTCCACCTACGTGTCGACTGACGGCGCCGGTGTGGGGGCCTGGGTGTGGCGCAGGCGCCCCACCGGCTGGGTCGTGGTCGACGGCGACACCGGCTGGCGAGATGTCACGGCCTGGGCCAGGACCGTCAATCCTGGCCTGCTGCTCGACGGCTACCAGGTCCGTCTGTGCGGTGGGCGCGTCGATCTGCGGTGGAGGAAGGCCAACTGGGCGCTGGTCAACGAGAGCGAGGGCGGATTCAAGGGCCGTCTGCCAGTGCCTGGCGAGCTCGCCCCGCTCATCATGGCCAAGCACCCTGCCTCTCACACGTGGACGGACTACACGGTCGGCTCCAGCAGCGGGACCAACCTCCACGCCTACGTCACCGGTGGTGGCGCGTCATGGATGCTGACCACCGCCGCCAGCGCCCACCTGAGCCTGCCCCTGCCAGCAGGCACCTGGCCACTGTCCCTACCCGGCACACCCACCTAA
- a CDS encoding holin: MPAPTRHAAPSPYTRRTWWLGVCERAAKTAAQTCLASIGTATLVGDVPWPAVASTVALAVIASVLTSVADPARADTAVATGEAGAYASVAD, from the coding sequence ATGCCTGCCCCTACACGTCACGCCGCACCCAGCCCGTACACGCGCCGCACCTGGTGGCTGGGCGTGTGCGAGCGGGCCGCCAAGACCGCCGCCCAAACCTGCCTGGCCAGCATCGGGACAGCGACCCTTGTAGGGGACGTGCCCTGGCCGGCTGTGGCCTCCACGGTCGCCCTGGCCGTCATCGCCTCCGTGCTGACCTCGGTCGCCGACCCTGCACGGGCTGACACCGCCGTCGCCACCGGGGAGGCGGGTGCCTATGCCTCCGTGGCTGACTGA
- a CDS encoding 3-isopropylmalate dehydrogenase, translated as MTEAQHTRTVKLAVIPGDGIGKEVVPEGLKVLRAALEGSGVEVVTTDFDLGADRWHRTGETLTEEDLEAIKAHDVILLGAVGDPSVPSGVLERGLLLRLRFDLDHYVNLRPSRHYPGVPTPLAEPGEIDFVVVREGTEGLYCGNGGAVRTGTPHEIATEVSVNTAFGVERVVRYAFDKAQARRKHLTLVHKHNVLVHAGHLWRRTVEAVSKEYPDVTVDYCHVDAATIYMVTDPARFDVIVTDNLFGDILTDEAGAVTGGIGLAASGNINPDRTFPSMFEPVHGSAPDIAGQGKADPTATMSAVALLLEHIGCPQAAARVEAAVEADMAARAEASAAGAPLVRSTSEIGDAVVAALRA; from the coding sequence ATGACTGAGGCTCAGCACACGCGCACCGTCAAGCTCGCCGTCATCCCTGGCGATGGCATCGGCAAGGAGGTTGTTCCCGAGGGGCTCAAGGTGCTTCGGGCTGCTCTGGAAGGCAGCGGTGTCGAGGTCGTGACCACCGACTTCGACCTCGGCGCTGACCGCTGGCACCGCACCGGCGAGACCCTGACCGAGGAGGACCTGGAGGCGATCAAGGCTCACGACGTCATCCTGCTAGGCGCGGTGGGTGACCCCTCGGTGCCCTCGGGGGTGCTGGAGCGTGGCCTGCTCCTGCGTCTGCGTTTCGATCTGGACCACTACGTCAACCTGCGGCCCTCGAGGCACTACCCGGGTGTGCCGACCCCGTTGGCGGAGCCTGGCGAGATCGACTTCGTCGTCGTGCGTGAGGGGACAGAGGGCCTGTACTGCGGCAACGGGGGAGCGGTACGCACGGGTACCCCCCACGAGATCGCCACCGAGGTCAGCGTCAACACGGCCTTCGGTGTGGAACGGGTGGTGCGCTACGCCTTTGACAAGGCGCAGGCACGTCGCAAGCACCTCACACTCGTGCACAAGCACAACGTCCTGGTCCACGCCGGGCACCTGTGGCGGCGCACGGTCGAGGCCGTGAGCAAGGAGTACCCGGACGTCACGGTGGACTACTGCCACGTCGACGCCGCCACTATCTACATGGTCACGGACCCTGCACGCTTTGACGTCATCGTCACTGACAACCTCTTCGGTGACATCCTCACTGACGAGGCAGGTGCCGTGACCGGGGGGATCGGTCTGGCGGCCTCGGGCAATATCAACCCGGACCGCACCTTCCCCTCGATGTTCGAGCCCGTGCACGGCTCAGCGCCAGACATCGCGGGGCAGGGTAAGGCTGACCCGACGGCGACGATGAGCGCCGTCGCGCTGCTGCTGGAACACATCGGCTGCCCGCAGGCGGCAGCGCGCGTCGAGGCGGCCGTCGAGGCGGATATGGCCGCCCGGGCTGAGGCCAGTGCCGCTGGAGCCCCGCTCGTGCGCTCGACCAGCGAGATCGGTGACGCTGTCGTGGCGGCGCTCCGGGCCTGA
- the ilvN gene encoding acetolactate synthase small subunit yields the protein MSEKHTLSVLVENKPGVLTRVSALFTRRGFNIHSLAVGPTEHEDVSRITVIADAEGLAMEQVTKQLNKLVNVLKIVELDPQTSVGRELYLIKVRADDTNRTAVLQIVDLFRAHVVDVCPTSVVIETVGSESKVKALLEALQPHGVKEIVQSGAVAISRGPRSITDQFKEK from the coding sequence GTGAGCGAGAAGCACACGCTGTCCGTCCTGGTGGAGAACAAGCCTGGCGTGCTCACGCGCGTCTCCGCGCTGTTCACCCGCCGCGGCTTCAACATCCACTCCCTGGCGGTCGGCCCGACCGAGCACGAGGACGTCTCGCGCATCACGGTCATCGCTGACGCTGAAGGGCTCGCGATGGAGCAGGTGACCAAGCAGCTCAACAAGCTGGTCAACGTCCTCAAGATCGTCGAGCTCGATCCTCAGACCTCGGTGGGGCGCGAGCTCTACCTCATCAAGGTGCGCGCGGATGATACCAACCGCACCGCTGTTCTTCAGATCGTCGACCTCTTCCGCGCGCACGTGGTTGACGTCTGCCCGACGTCGGTGGTTATCGAGACCGTCGGCTCGGAGTCCAAGGTCAAGGCGCTCCTGGAGGCTCTGCAACCCCACGGGGTCAAGGAGATCGTCCAGTCCGGCGCCGTCGCCATCTCGCGCGGCCCTCGATCCATTACCGACCAGTTCAAGGAAAAGTGA
- a CDS encoding branched-chain amino acid aminotransferase: MTETAASVTSSLETPLARAAAVPVPAADELAGRFPLTGPARIASGAERVRALTDLHFGHVFSDHMAHARWRRGQGWSEHEIQPYGEISLSPAAAVLHYGQEVFEGIKAYRHADGSIWTFRPRYNAARMNVSAQRLALPELPEEDFIASLVDLVRADAPWVPDGEGESLYLRPFMFASEAFLGVHASGVVDYYLIASPSGAYFTHGLQPISIWVSQSYHRAGRGGTGFAKTGGNYASSLLPQQEAAAQGCDQVCFLDDVTEKNLEELGGMNIMVVDADGTVRTPHLTGTILEGSTRSAIIRLLTDTGRKVVEDTITLEGLLTDIESGKVSEVFACGTAAVVVPLGQLKGEGFDVRIEGQEVTREIHDRLTGIQYGREEDPYNWMYRLA; this comes from the coding sequence ATGACTGAGACCGCTGCATCCGTCACCAGCTCCCTTGAGACGCCCCTGGCACGTGCCGCCGCGGTCCCGGTTCCTGCTGCCGATGAGCTCGCTGGGAGGTTCCCGCTCACAGGCCCCGCTCGGATCGCCAGCGGCGCCGAGCGGGTGCGGGCTCTGACTGACCTGCACTTCGGGCACGTCTTCTCCGACCATATGGCGCACGCTCGGTGGAGGCGTGGCCAGGGCTGGTCCGAGCACGAGATCCAGCCGTACGGCGAGATCTCGTTGTCTCCGGCCGCAGCGGTTCTCCACTACGGCCAGGAGGTCTTTGAGGGCATCAAGGCCTACCGCCACGCTGACGGGTCGATCTGGACCTTCCGTCCGCGCTACAACGCGGCACGCATGAACGTCTCGGCGCAGCGCCTGGCGCTTCCCGAGCTGCCTGAGGAGGACTTCATCGCCTCCCTGGTCGACCTTGTACGAGCGGATGCGCCGTGGGTACCGGACGGCGAGGGCGAGTCCCTCTACCTGCGGCCCTTCATGTTCGCCTCCGAGGCCTTCCTCGGGGTCCACGCCTCCGGCGTCGTTGACTACTACCTCATTGCGTCTCCGTCAGGTGCCTACTTCACCCACGGTCTGCAGCCCATCAGCATCTGGGTCTCCCAGAGCTACCACCGCGCAGGCCGCGGTGGGACGGGGTTTGCCAAGACCGGCGGCAACTACGCCTCCAGCCTGCTGCCTCAGCAGGAGGCTGCTGCGCAGGGCTGCGACCAGGTGTGCTTCCTCGATGACGTCACGGAGAAGAACCTGGAAGAGCTCGGTGGCATGAACATCATGGTCGTCGACGCCGACGGCACCGTGCGTACCCCTCATCTGACCGGCACCATCCTGGAAGGCAGCACCCGCTCAGCGATCATCCGGCTGCTCACCGACACCGGCCGCAAGGTCGTGGAGGACACCATCACCCTGGAGGGGCTACTGACTGACATCGAGTCAGGCAAGGTCAGTGAGGTCTTCGCCTGCGGGACCGCCGCCGTCGTCGTCCCGCTGGGACAGCTCAAGGGCGAGGGCTTCGACGTACGGATCGAGGGCCAAGAGGTCACACGCGAGATCCATGACCGTCTGACTGGCATCCAGTACGGGCGCGAGGAGGATCCCTACAACTGGATGTACCGGCTCGCATGA
- the ilvC gene encoding ketol-acid reductoisomerase: protein MAAEKFYDDDADLSVIQGKKVAVIGYGSQGHAHALNLRDSGVEVVVGLREGSSSVAKAEEAGLPVKPVAEAVAWADVVTVLAPDQVQASLYAEEIAPNIKAGSALLFSHGFNIHFDYIKPSADIDVIMVAPKGPGHTVRREFEAGRGVPVLVCVEQDASGQAWPLVLSYAKAVGGTRAGAIKTSFREETETDLFGEQAVLCGGVSQLIQYGFETLVEAGYQPEMAYFEVCHEMKLIVDLINEGGISKQRWSCSDTAEYGDYVSGPRVITPDVKEHMKEVLADIQDGSFAKRFMEDQAAGAPEFKKLRAQGEAHPIEKTGREVRSMFAWRAEVDKDYHEGSVAR, encoded by the coding sequence ATGGCAGCTGAGAAGTTCTACGACGACGACGCAGACCTGTCCGTCATCCAGGGCAAGAAGGTCGCGGTCATCGGCTACGGCTCGCAGGGGCACGCGCACGCGCTGAACCTGCGAGACTCCGGCGTCGAGGTCGTCGTCGGCCTGCGTGAGGGTTCCTCCTCCGTGGCCAAGGCTGAGGAGGCCGGACTGCCCGTCAAGCCTGTTGCCGAGGCTGTGGCCTGGGCCGACGTCGTCACGGTCCTCGCTCCTGACCAGGTGCAGGCCAGCCTCTACGCCGAGGAGATCGCGCCGAACATCAAGGCCGGTTCCGCCCTGCTGTTCTCCCACGGATTCAACATCCACTTTGACTACATCAAGCCTTCTGCCGACATCGACGTCATCATGGTCGCTCCTAAGGGCCCGGGCCACACGGTGCGTCGCGAGTTCGAGGCGGGCCGTGGCGTGCCGGTGCTCGTGTGCGTCGAGCAGGACGCATCTGGCCAGGCCTGGCCCCTGGTGCTCTCCTACGCCAAGGCGGTTGGTGGGACCCGTGCTGGTGCCATCAAGACCAGCTTCCGTGAGGAGACCGAGACGGACCTCTTCGGCGAGCAGGCCGTGCTGTGCGGTGGCGTCTCCCAGCTCATCCAGTACGGGTTCGAGACCCTGGTCGAGGCTGGCTACCAGCCGGAGATGGCCTACTTCGAGGTATGCCACGAGATGAAGCTCATCGTGGACCTTATCAATGAGGGTGGTATCTCCAAGCAGCGTTGGTCCTGCTCGGACACCGCTGAGTACGGCGACTACGTCTCCGGCCCGCGTGTCATCACCCCGGACGTCAAGGAGCACATGAAGGAGGTCCTGGCTGACATTCAGGACGGCTCCTTCGCCAAGCGCTTCATGGAGGACCAGGCCGCTGGCGCCCCCGAGTTCAAGAAGCTGCGTGCTCAGGGCGAGGCGCACCCGATCGAGAAGACCGGTCGCGAGGTCCGCTCCATGTTCGCGTGGCGCGCTGAGGTGGACAAGGACTACCACGAGGGCTCCGTGGCTCGCTGA